One window of Chloroflexota bacterium genomic DNA carries:
- a CDS encoding SIS domain-containing protein, producing the protein METVEESITTYLAEVKASMEALPLDEIKDVAAAIYEAYKSGRQVFIMGNGGSAAAATHFACDLTKGTAFPNRRRLRATSLVDNIALLTAWSNDQAYEDVFVEQLTDMIGAGDVVIAISTSGDSPNILRAIAYANHCGALTIGLAGADGGRLKDIAQHCLIVPTRCVEATEGLHLVILHAIKLWLRGMIGLESGLS; encoded by the coding sequence ATGGAAACGGTAGAAGAATCGATCACCACCTATCTGGCTGAGGTGAAGGCCAGCATGGAGGCCTTACCCCTTGACGAAATAAAGGACGTGGCTGCGGCCATCTACGAGGCCTACAAGTCGGGGCGGCAGGTCTTCATCATGGGCAACGGTGGCAGCGCCGCCGCCGCCACCCATTTCGCCTGCGACCTCACTAAGGGCACGGCCTTCCCTAACAGGAGACGCCTCAGGGCCACCTCCCTGGTCGATAACATAGCACTACTGACCGCCTGGTCGAACGACCAGGCCTATGAGGATGTCTTCGTGGAACAGCTGACTGACATGATCGGCGCAGGAGATGTAGTCATCGCTATCAGCACCAGCGGCGACTCGCCCAACATCCTACGGGCCATCGCCTATGCTAACCATTGTGGGGCGCTGACCATCGGCCTGGCCGGTGCTGATGGCGGAAGGCTTAAGGACATCGCCCAACATTGTTTGATCGTGCCCACCCGCTGTGTCGAGGCCACCGAAGGGCTACACCTGGTGATCCTGCACGCCATTAAACTCTGGTTGAGAGGGATGATCGGACTTGAGAGCGGTCTTTCTTGA
- a CDS encoding PIN domain-containing protein: MKNHPSASSSRVFIDTSAYFALADDDDTNYHRAQAILTQLANQCSPLFTTTFVVAKTHTLLLARLNQHIATKFLKEIENSSTTVVHPTLLDLKQARATVYKYADKNFSFTDAISFAVMERMNISYALSFDRHFAQYGFHLLTAGKP, from the coding sequence ATGAAGAACCACCCTTCGGCATCCAGCTCTCGCGTTTTCATCGACACCTCAGCCTACTTTGCCCTGGCTGACGATGACGATACCAATTACCACCGTGCTCAGGCTATACTCACACAACTGGCAAACCAGTGTTCGCCTCTTTTCACGACCACCTTCGTTGTTGCCAAGACCCATACACTACTACTTGCCCGACTCAACCAACACATTGCCACCAAGTTCCTCAAGGAGATCGAAAACAGCTCCACGACTGTTGTGCATCCTACTCTTTTGGATTTAAAGCAGGCACGGGCAACCGTTTATAAGTATGCCGACAAGAATTTCTCCTTCACCGATGCCATAAGTTTCGCGGTGATGGAGCGCATGAACATCAGCTACGCTTTAAGTTTTGATCGTCATTTCGCCCAGTACGGCTTTCATCTGTTGACTGCTGGCAAACCTTAA
- a CDS encoding type II toxin-antitoxin system PrlF family antitoxin, translated as MRRSETTLTQKGQVTIPLGVRRALGLQPRDKIHFEVEGEVVRMRRAPSRVLAGYGAVTPRKRPEDFREVREDFEREVAAEVLAET; from the coding sequence ATGAGACGATCAGAGACCACGCTCACACAAAAAGGACAGGTGACCATTCCTCTGGGGGTGCGCCGAGCCCTTGGTTTACAACCGCGGGACAAGATTCACTTTGAAGTGGAAGGAGAGGTAGTCAGGATGAGGCGGGCGCCCTCAAGGGTACTGGCAGGCTATGGGGCGGTAACCCCTCGAAAAAGGCCGGAGGACTTCAGAGAAGTGCGAGAGGACTTTGAGAGAGAGGTCGCTGCTGAAGTCCTTGCCGAGACCTAG
- a CDS encoding PIN domain-containing protein produces MRPRFLDTNVLLRYFTRDDEEKARRALALLTRVERGEEKVVTSPLVIFETVFTLQHRYQAPRSQIRGLVLDIISLRGLQLPGKDLYHRAFELYVDRNLSFADAYNVAYMERKKVPGIYSWDTDFDRLEGISRCEPQEEAIYEP; encoded by the coding sequence ATGCGACCCCGTTTCTTAGATACCAATGTCTTGCTGCGCTACTTTACGCGGGACGATGAAGAGAAGGCACGGCGAGCGCTGGCCCTATTGACCAGGGTTGAGCGGGGTGAGGAGAAGGTCGTAACCTCGCCCCTGGTTATCTTTGAGACCGTCTTCACCCTACAGCACCGCTACCAGGCGCCTCGAAGCCAGATCAGGGGGCTTGTCTTGGACATCATCTCTCTGAGGGGACTCCAACTTCCGGGCAAGGATCTTTATCACCGTGCTTTTGAGCTCTATGTGGACAGGAATCTCTCCTTTGCTGATGCCTACAATGTCGCCTATATGGAAAGGAAAAAGGTCCCTGGGATCTATAGCTGGGATACCGATTTCGATAGGCTGGAGGGTATCAGCCGCTGCGAACCACAAGAAGAAGCTATTTACGAGCCTTGA
- the gmhB gene encoding D-glycero-beta-D-manno-heptose 1,7-bisphosphate 7-phosphatase encodes MRAVFLDRDGVINVSPGEHKYVESAEEFVFLPGVKRALRRLAKTPYAIIIVTNQSVVGKGLISLAQLEEIHYKMLEELNQAGGRIDKVYVCPHRPEENCACRKPKGGMLQTAAAEFGVNLKESFLIGDSLDDAQAGYEAGCRVILVLSGRYRGEATTSKKYGSFQLATDLSAAVEIIIARREGDSGA; translated from the coding sequence TTGAGAGCGGTCTTTCTTGATCGCGATGGGGTCATCAATGTCAGTCCCGGCGAACATAAATACGTCGAAAGCGCTGAGGAGTTCGTCTTCCTCCCCGGCGTGAAGCGGGCGCTACGTCGTCTGGCCAAGACCCCCTACGCCATCATCATCGTCACTAACCAGTCGGTCGTCGGTAAGGGGCTCATCTCCCTCGCTCAACTGGAGGAGATTCACTATAAGATGCTCGAGGAGCTAAATCAGGCTGGCGGTAGGATAGATAAGGTCTACGTTTGTCCTCATCGCCCCGAGGAGAATTGCGCCTGTCGCAAGCCCAAGGGGGGCATGCTCCAGACGGCCGCCGCCGAATTTGGCGTAAACCTGAAGGAGTCGTTCTTGATCGGCGACAGTCTCGACGATGCCCAGGCTGGTTACGAAGCAGGTTGTCGGGTCATCCTCGTGCTCAGCGGCAGGTATCGTGGTGAAGCTACCACCAGTAAGAAATACGGCTCGTTTCAGCTGGCCACTGACCTGAGCGCAGCGGTGGAGATAATCATCGCCCGCCGTGAGGGGGATAGCGGCGCATGA
- a CDS encoding GHMP kinase yields MIISRTPLRISFAGGGTDLPAYYTQEPGAVLSTAIAKYIYVTVNKKFDDLIRVSYSITEIVEDVDSLKHGLVREALKLAGIGSGIEITTIADVPSRGTGLGSSSTLTVGLLNALAAFQGQAKSAKMLAEQACEIEINRLGEPIGKQDQYIAAYGGLQFIQFQPDGSVFVDPVICPQEVKQQLERNLLLFYTGRTREANTVLLKQRQKTPANRDILRKMRGLAFTLRDCLTNNRDLDRFGQYLHQGWEYKKQLASGISDALLDSYYERALAAGALGGKLLGAGGGGFFLFYCPEDRQDGLRHALADLKETRFRFEPQGSKIIYVGD; encoded by the coding sequence ATGATCATCTCGCGCACACCCCTGAGGATAAGCTTCGCTGGAGGGGGAACCGACCTGCCAGCCTACTATACGCAAGAGCCTGGTGCTGTCCTCTCCACAGCCATCGCTAAGTATATCTATGTCACCGTAAATAAGAAGTTCGATGACCTGATACGGGTCAGCTACTCCATCACCGAGATCGTCGAAGATGTTGACTCCCTGAAACACGGTTTGGTTAGGGAGGCCCTGAAGCTCGCCGGGATAGGTTCTGGAATAGAGATCACGACCATCGCCGATGTTCCTTCGCGCGGCACGGGATTAGGGTCCTCCAGCACCCTGACCGTCGGCTTGCTCAACGCCCTGGCCGCCTTTCAGGGTCAAGCAAAATCAGCCAAGATGCTGGCCGAGCAGGCCTGTGAGATAGAGATCAACCGCCTGGGCGAGCCCATCGGGAAACAGGACCAATATATCGCTGCCTACGGTGGACTACAGTTCATCCAGTTTCAGCCCGATGGAAGTGTCTTCGTCGATCCAGTGATCTGCCCCCAAGAAGTGAAACAACAGCTAGAAAGGAACCTGCTGCTGTTCTACACCGGCCGCACCAGAGAGGCCAACACCGTCCTGCTGAAGCAACGCCAAAAGACGCCCGCCAACAGAGATATCTTACGCAAAATGAGGGGGCTAGCCTTCACCTTGCGGGACTGCCTTACCAACAACCGTGACCTGGATAGGTTTGGCCAATATCTGCACCAGGGGTGGGAGTATAAAAAACAGCTGGCCAGTGGCATCAGCGATGCTCTGCTCGACAGCTATTACGAAAGGGCCCTGGCTGCTGGCGCACTGGGGGGCAAGCTCCTCGGGGCCGGTGGCGGCGGCTTCTTCCTCTTCTATTGCCCCGAGGATAGACAAGACGGGCTGCGCCACGCCTTAGCTGACCTGAAAGAGACCCGTTTTCGGTTCGAGCCCCAAGGGAGTAAAATAATCTACGTTGGAGATTAA
- a CDS encoding nucleotidyltransferase family protein, with product MREEIAEMQVVILAGGLGTRLRPYTYATPKPMMPINAKPFLEHQLILLKEQGLRDIVICVGYLGDRIVDYFGDGSRFGLSIRYSHEPQPLGTGGAIKRAESLLEDRFIVLNGDTFLSFDYGKVITAFEQRDTLGLMVVYDNRIAIGISNVALDEDGFVMAYNKYRSTMAMGYLDAGVTLFKKEMLSLIAKGKAVSLEEGVFPQLIADHQLAAYPTRQRFYDIGTPEGLDSLKGILK from the coding sequence GTGAGAGAGGAGATCGCCGAGATGCAGGTGGTGATCCTGGCTGGCGGATTGGGCACCAGACTGCGCCCCTATACCTACGCTACGCCAAAGCCGATGATGCCCATCAACGCTAAACCGTTCCTGGAGCACCAACTTATACTCCTGAAGGAACAGGGATTACGGGACATCGTGATCTGTGTCGGCTACTTGGGCGACCGGATCGTTGATTACTTCGGCGATGGCTCCCGCTTTGGCCTGTCCATCCGCTATTCTCACGAACCACAACCGCTGGGAACCGGCGGGGCCATAAAGAGGGCGGAGAGTCTGCTGGAGGACCGCTTCATCGTCTTGAATGGGGATACCTTCTTATCCTTCGACTATGGAAAGGTCATCACCGCCTTCGAGCAGAGGGATACCCTAGGATTGATGGTGGTCTACGACAACAGGATAGCCATAGGGATCTCGAATGTCGCTCTAGATGAAGACGGCTTCGTCATGGCCTATAATAAATACCGCAGCACGATGGCCATGGGTTACCTAGATGCTGGGGTAACGCTGTTTAAGAAAGAGATGCTTTCCCTCATAGCGAAAGGAAAGGCGGTTTCCCTGGAGGAAGGGGTCTTCCCTCAGCTAATAGCCGACCATCAATTGGCTGCTTACCCAACCAGACAGAGGTTCTATGACATAGGCACTCCAGAAGGACTGGACTCCTTGAAAGGGATACTAAAATGA
- a CDS encoding glycosyltransferase family 4 protein — protein MTAPKSILIICPFFRPNVGGVEAHLDKLTRHLAQNNYNVQVITYQPLTTRTKGLPLEKSPNLVIHRVPWFGQGLFHRLEPFFPLVFAYLFPGLFLYSLYFYLSHHKEIDVIHAHGFVAAAITRVLTTIHRKRTVLSTHAVYDLGQRKVLAAIIAWLLSPFDFILAVGEPSRQELLQIGLPEERMAIHPNWIDLELFAPLDKAESRASLGFKQDDFIALFLGRLIAKKGVLLLLEAASQVNSPLTFVFVGDGPLAATLQERSLKQPNVVFRGRIPDDAQHTIVEYYSAADVCLLPSQYEEGFATVVLESIACGTPVIAANRGCLPYFIDPSVGRLIEPTVANIVATLDYYYQHREELERLRINCRDYALAHFSERNIEVIERSYD, from the coding sequence ATGACCGCCCCTAAGTCCATACTGATCATCTGTCCCTTCTTCCGACCCAATGTGGGAGGGGTCGAAGCCCATCTGGATAAGCTCACCCGCCATCTAGCGCAAAATAACTACAACGTTCAGGTCATCACCTACCAGCCATTAACTACCCGGACGAAGGGTCTCCCGCTGGAGAAAAGCCCCAATCTGGTAATACATCGGGTACCCTGGTTCGGCCAGGGGCTGTTCCACAGGCTAGAACCGTTCTTTCCCCTCGTCTTCGCCTACCTTTTCCCGGGGCTCTTCCTGTATAGCCTCTACTTTTATCTGTCTCATCATAAAGAGATAGATGTTATCCACGCTCACGGCTTTGTGGCCGCGGCCATCACCAGGGTCTTGACCACCATCCACCGCAAGAGAACCGTGCTGAGCACTCACGCCGTATACGACCTGGGACAGCGTAAGGTGCTGGCCGCCATCATCGCCTGGTTACTCTCCCCCTTCGACTTCATCCTGGCTGTCGGCGAGCCCTCCCGGCAAGAGCTCCTCCAGATCGGACTGCCAGAGGAACGTATGGCCATACACCCTAACTGGATCGACCTGGAGCTCTTCGCCCCTCTCGATAAGGCTGAGAGCAGAGCAAGCCTAGGATTCAAACAAGACGATTTCATCGCCCTCTTCCTCGGACGCTTGATCGCCAAGAAGGGGGTGTTGTTGCTGCTCGAGGCCGCCTCCCAGGTCAATTCACCGCTAACCTTCGTCTTCGTCGGCGACGGGCCGCTGGCCGCCACGCTCCAGGAGCGCTCCTTGAAACAACCAAACGTCGTCTTCAGAGGACGTATCCCAGACGATGCGCAGCACACCATCGTGGAGTACTACAGTGCGGCTGACGTCTGCCTCCTTCCCTCCCAATACGAAGAGGGATTCGCCACGGTGGTTCTGGAGTCCATAGCCTGTGGAACGCCGGTCATCGCCGCCAACAGGGGCTGCCTGCCCTATTTCATCGATCCCTCTGTGGGACGGCTCATCGAACCAACGGTGGCCAATATCGTGGCGACGCTCGACTATTACTACCAGCATCGGGAGGAGCTGGAGAGATTGCGCATTAACTGTCGGGATTATGCCCTGGCCCATTTCAGTGAGAGGAACATCGAGGTGATCGAACGCAGCTATGACTGA
- a CDS encoding class I SAM-dependent methyltransferase, translating to MTEAEETDLETVEQQGSKGAGDVPQSTKKAHGATLNPLRGFGRDIQRSHLQRMLSHVGDMGLRRRVRTILRYLDLKDDDTVLDCGCGEGFYLEIISRLYNCRLYGLDLDRKLLARARERLGERSGVTLLQGDATRLPFPDESFAKVIASELLEHVPDDLQAIREIRRVLKTGGIVAITVPNHNYPFFWDPLNKTREALGLGHFSKEKGLLGGIWAMHLRLYYPAEIQRLVQEAALSVEEMEGLTHRCLPFNHNILYFFKQIVFERVPLPASIHASLDKFAWDQDGTSPFNPIPLFQKVLDIVDKPNDDFHSLDKSSMCIALKARK from the coding sequence ATGACTGAGGCGGAAGAGACTGATCTAGAGACTGTTGAACAACAGGGTTCCAAGGGGGCTGGGGATGTGCCCCAGAGCACAAAAAAAGCTCACGGGGCTACCTTGAACCCCCTGCGGGGGTTTGGGAGAGATATTCAGCGCTCTCATCTACAAAGGATGCTCTCCCATGTGGGGGATATGGGACTACGCCGCCGCGTACGCACCATCCTGCGCTACCTGGACCTTAAAGATGACGATACTGTTCTGGACTGTGGCTGTGGCGAGGGCTTTTACCTCGAGATCATTTCCCGATTGTACAACTGTCGACTTTATGGGCTGGACCTGGACCGAAAACTTCTGGCGCGAGCCAGAGAGAGGCTAGGGGAAAGGTCAGGCGTAACCCTGCTCCAGGGCGATGCGACTCGCCTCCCCTTCCCCGATGAGAGCTTCGCTAAGGTGATCGCCTCCGAGCTCCTGGAGCATGTCCCCGATGACCTCCAGGCCATAAGGGAGATACGCCGCGTCCTCAAGACAGGGGGAATCGTGGCCATAACCGTCCCCAACCACAACTACCCCTTCTTCTGGGACCCCCTCAACAAGACCAGGGAAGCCCTCGGCCTGGGACACTTCAGCAAAGAAAAGGGGCTCCTTGGGGGAATCTGGGCCATGCACCTGCGTCTCTACTATCCCGCAGAGATTCAGAGGCTTGTTCAAGAAGCTGCGCTCTCCGTCGAAGAGATGGAGGGTTTAACCCATCGCTGTCTTCCCTTCAACCATAACATCCTCTATTTCTTCAAGCAGATCGTTTTCGAACGTGTGCCCTTACCCGCCAGCATTCACGCCTCGCTGGACAAGTTCGCCTGGGATCAAGATGGGACTTCCCCCTTCAATCCCATCCCCCTTTTCCAGAAGGTCCTGGACATCGTTGATAAGCCCAATGATGATTTTCATAGCCTGGATAAATCATCTATGTGCATCGCCCTCAAGGCTCGTAAATAG